A part of Silvimonas soli genomic DNA contains:
- a CDS encoding amino acid permease, with the protein METSQPQEGLKRGLKNRHIQLIALGGAIGTGLFLGSASVLKAAGPSMILGYAIGGFIAFLIMRQLGEMVAQEPVAGTFSHFAYKYWGDFPGFLSGWNYWVLYVLVSMAELTAVGEYIQYWYPGVPTWVSALVFFVAINTINLANVKLFGEMEFWFAIIKVVAVIGMIVFGGYLLLSGHGGPQASFSNLWNDGGFFPHGFGGLFMMLAVIMFSFGGLELIGITAAEADDPRKSIPKAVNQVIYRILIFYIGALTVLLSLYPWSKVAAGGSPFVMIFSQIGSGLTANILNIVVLTAALSVYNSGVYANSRMLYGLAEQGNAPKALLKVNKRGVPTLAIGLSALATFACVIVNYVIPKEALGVLMALVVAALVINWAMISLTHFKFRQAMVAKGEEIAFKSFWYPLTNWICLVFMLMILGILLFTPGLDVSVYLVPLWLLLLWGGYAWKKRVARQAVV; encoded by the coding sequence TTGGAAACATCTCAACCACAAGAAGGCCTCAAGCGCGGGCTGAAAAACCGGCATATCCAGCTCATTGCGCTGGGTGGCGCCATTGGCACCGGTTTGTTCCTCGGTTCGGCCAGCGTACTCAAAGCCGCCGGTCCTTCCATGATTCTGGGCTACGCCATTGGCGGCTTTATTGCGTTTCTGATCATGCGCCAGTTGGGCGAGATGGTGGCGCAAGAGCCCGTGGCCGGTACCTTCAGCCACTTTGCGTATAAATACTGGGGAGATTTCCCCGGCTTTTTGTCGGGCTGGAATTACTGGGTGTTGTACGTGCTGGTGAGCATGGCCGAGCTGACCGCCGTGGGTGAGTACATTCAGTACTGGTATCCCGGCGTGCCCACCTGGGTTTCTGCGCTGGTGTTCTTTGTGGCAATCAACACCATCAACCTTGCTAACGTGAAGTTGTTTGGTGAAATGGAATTCTGGTTTGCCATCATCAAGGTGGTGGCGGTGATCGGCATGATCGTGTTTGGCGGTTATCTGCTGCTGAGCGGCCACGGTGGCCCGCAAGCGTCGTTCTCCAATCTGTGGAACGATGGCGGGTTCTTTCCGCATGGCTTTGGCGGCTTGTTCATGATGCTGGCGGTGATCATGTTCTCATTTGGCGGACTGGAGTTGATCGGCATTACCGCTGCTGAGGCCGATGATCCGCGCAAGAGCATTCCCAAAGCGGTGAATCAGGTGATCTACCGGATTCTGATTTTCTACATCGGCGCGCTCACCGTGTTGTTGTCGCTGTATCCGTGGAGCAAGGTCGCCGCAGGCGGCAGCCCGTTTGTGATGATCTTTTCGCAGATCGGCTCGGGGCTGACGGCCAATATCCTGAACATCGTGGTGCTCACCGCCGCATTGTCGGTCTACAACAGCGGCGTGTATGCCAATAGCCGCATGCTGTATGGCCTGGCTGAGCAAGGCAATGCGCCCAAAGCGCTGCTGAAAGTGAACAAGCGCGGCGTGCCGACGCTGGCGATTGGTTTGTCAGCGCTGGCGACCTTTGCCTGCGTCATTGTTAATTATGTAATCCCGAAAGAAGCGCTGGGTGTGCTGATGGCGCTGGTTGTCGCCGCGCTGGTCATCAACTGGGCCATGATCAGCCTGACACACTTCAAGTTCCGCCAGGCCATGGTCGCCAAGGGCGAAGAAATCGCCTTCAAGTCATTCTGGTATCCGCTCACCAACTGGATTTGCCTGGTCTTCATGCTGATGATTCTGGGCATTTTGTTGTTCACGCCCGGGCTGGATGTGTCGGTGTATCTGGTGCCACTGTGGTTGCTGTTGTTGTGGGGTGGCTATGCCTGGAAAAAACGTGTGGCGAGGCAGGCCGTAGTTTGA
- a CDS encoding BON domain-containing protein gives MKKLLLHTTLTAALALGCAMFASNAVADSNMPATDTSSTPAPSLAKQVKAALADPALGAKKIKVSNKKGVITLSGTVPTKAQADQIVDAAGKVAGVKSVVNHIDTQDSLAGQVKMALGKDASLHAFNLKTHEKDGVVTISGSVEEQVESDKAVTIAKGVPGVTSVVNHINVMQTN, from the coding sequence ATGAAAAAGCTTCTTCTTCACACCACGTTGACTGCGGCTCTTGCCCTTGGCTGCGCCATGTTCGCCAGCAACGCAGTGGCCGACAGCAATATGCCGGCAACCGATACCAGTTCCACACCGGCCCCGTCGCTGGCCAAGCAAGTGAAGGCAGCACTGGCAGATCCGGCTTTGGGCGCCAAGAAAATCAAGGTCAGCAACAAAAAGGGTGTGATCACTCTGAGCGGTACGGTCCCCACCAAAGCGCAGGCAGACCAGATTGTTGATGCCGCCGGCAAAGTGGCTGGCGTGAAAAGCGTGGTCAACCATATCGATACGCAGGATTCGCTGGCTGGTCAGGTCAAAATGGCCTTGGGCAAAGATGCCAGCCTGCATGCGTTTAATCTGAAAACTCACGAGAAAGACGGTGTAGTGACCATTTCCGGTTCGGTTGAAGAACAGGTTGAGTCGGATAAAGCAGTCACTATCGCCAAAGGCGTACCGGGCGTGACCAGCGTGGTCAATCACATCAATGTGATGCAAACCAACTGA
- a CDS encoding DUF1294 domain-containing protein, with protein MLKHGTLVIWQDAQGFGFIETPERARYFLHIKSIKRAGNGRPQVGDEVIFAPGKDAQGRPVASAATIGTSRPGRLPPARSRPVRSEKRPSWSWLDLLAVSGLLILGAVCLRWPHGMQLLQIMAALSGLSLVLYAIDKHQARRSGRRIAERTLQVLALAGGWPGAWLAQRLFNHKSVKTSFRLVFAIAVVLQVGSVVGMGLMPH; from the coding sequence ATGCTCAAACACGGCACGCTGGTTATCTGGCAAGACGCACAAGGCTTCGGGTTTATCGAAACACCCGAACGCGCCCGCTATTTCCTGCATATCAAGAGCATCAAACGTGCCGGTAACGGGCGCCCGCAAGTTGGCGATGAGGTGATCTTTGCACCGGGTAAAGATGCGCAAGGTCGGCCAGTGGCGAGCGCCGCGACGATCGGCACCAGCAGGCCAGGTCGGCTGCCGCCCGCGCGCTCGCGCCCGGTCCGATCAGAAAAGCGCCCCAGTTGGAGCTGGCTCGATTTGCTCGCAGTTAGCGGTTTGCTGATTTTGGGAGCAGTCTGCTTGCGCTGGCCGCATGGCATGCAGCTGTTGCAAATCATGGCGGCGCTGAGTGGACTAAGCCTGGTGTTATATGCCATCGACAAGCATCAGGCCCGCCGTAGCGGCAGACGGATTGCGGAGCGCACTTTGCAAGTATTGGCGCTAGCAGGGGGCTGGCCAGGCGCCTGGCTGGCGCAGCGGCTGTTTAACCACAAAAGCGTAAAGACCTCTTTCCGGCTGGTTTTTGCCATCGCGGTCGTGTTGCAGGTCGGATCGGTCGTCGGCATGGGCTTAATGCCGCATTGA
- a CDS encoding BON domain-containing protein, producing the protein MNKLLARTLIAAALALGTSLVSTGAIAADAPAAAPVSDEALAAAVKSALDADPELKAFNLVVASKKAEVSIDGTVDHGVQMAQAGQIAEKVPGVKYVINNITPKD; encoded by the coding sequence ATGAACAAACTGCTCGCACGCACTCTTATCGCCGCCGCTCTGGCCCTGGGCACTTCCCTGGTTTCCACCGGCGCCATCGCCGCTGACGCACCAGCAGCTGCTCCGGTTTCCGACGAAGCGCTGGCCGCTGCTGTTAAATCGGCTCTGGATGCTGATCCAGAACTGAAAGCATTCAACCTGGTTGTTGCTTCCAAGAAAGCGGAAGTCTCGATCGACGGTACTGTTGATCACGGCGTGCAAATGGCCCAAGCCGGCCAGATCGCCGAAAAAGTACCTGGCGTGAAATACGTCATCAACAACATCACACCAAAAGACTAA
- a CDS encoding M48 family metallopeptidase: MTELRYLAAYPPHLQERVATLLSNGELGPWLQQRYPDRNDIQTDKALYDYVTDLKQRYLKNAPVLSRVQYDNQLDLIGGTLGTNTFTSRVQGSKLKRKNEIRVATLFRETPPEFLNMIVVHELAHLKEKDHNKAFYQLCCHMQPDYHQLEFDLRVWLTLKEHS; the protein is encoded by the coding sequence ATGACCGAATTACGCTACCTGGCGGCCTATCCGCCGCATCTGCAAGAACGCGTTGCCACGCTGTTGAGCAACGGCGAGCTGGGGCCGTGGCTGCAGCAACGCTACCCGGATCGCAATGACATCCAGACCGACAAAGCGCTGTACGACTATGTCACTGACCTGAAACAGCGCTACCTGAAAAACGCGCCGGTGCTGTCGCGCGTGCAGTACGACAACCAGCTTGATCTGATTGGCGGCACGCTGGGCACCAATACGTTTACGTCGCGCGTGCAGGGCAGCAAGCTCAAGCGCAAAAATGAAATCCGCGTTGCCACCTTGTTTCGTGAAACACCGCCCGAGTTTCTGAACATGATCGTGGTGCACGAACTGGCGCACCTGAAAGAAAAGGACCACAACAAGGCGTTTTACCAGCTGTGCTGCCATATGCAGCCGGATTATCACCAGCTTGAGTTCGACTTGCGCGTGTGGCTCACGCTCAAAGAACACAGCTGA
- a CDS encoding MATE family efflux transporter translates to MNLTTGPVARTLFFFSLPVLGSNVLQSLNASINSMWVGHYLGEAALTATSNANIVLFFLLGVVFGLSMANTILVGQAVGARNIDQAKRVVGTSAVFFIAVSVLLALAGYIFTPHILDAMGTPMDARPYAVSYLRVIFIAVPFMYLYNVMMMTLRGTGDSRTPFWFMLLSAVIDVALNPVLMFGWGPFPAMGIAGSATATLIAQSFSLFAMLWHLKRRHYFLLLGKHELHYLKPDLAILRSLVFKGLPMGLQMLVIASSAIVMISLVNQHGSTTTAAYGVASQLWNYIQMPALALGAGVSSMVAQNVGAGLWDRVSRITRVGVLFNFLMTGVLVAVLLLLDRLVLGLFLPDDAHALAIARHIDLTVSWSFILFGVTIVLFATVRATGAVVPPLIILIISMWLTRLPFASIMSKSYGAEAIWWSFPVGSVVSLVLALWYYKFGGWRRARMVSKPEPASASA, encoded by the coding sequence ATGAACCTGACCACGGGGCCGGTGGCGCGCACGCTGTTTTTTTTCTCGCTACCGGTGCTGGGCAGCAATGTGCTGCAGTCGCTCAATGCCTCGATCAACTCGATGTGGGTCGGCCATTACCTTGGGGAAGCGGCGCTGACCGCCACCTCCAACGCCAATATCGTGCTGTTCTTTCTGCTGGGCGTTGTGTTTGGTTTATCGATGGCCAACACCATTCTGGTTGGGCAGGCGGTCGGCGCACGCAATATTGATCAGGCCAAGCGTGTGGTCGGTACCAGCGCGGTGTTCTTTATTGCGGTGTCGGTGCTGCTGGCGCTAGCAGGTTATATCTTTACCCCGCACATCCTGGATGCCATGGGCACGCCAATGGATGCCCGGCCGTATGCAGTGTCTTATCTGCGGGTGATCTTTATCGCCGTGCCGTTCATGTATCTGTACAACGTGATGATGATGACGCTGCGTGGTACCGGCGATTCACGCACTCCATTCTGGTTCATGTTGTTGTCGGCGGTGATCGACGTTGCGCTTAACCCGGTGTTGATGTTTGGCTGGGGGCCATTTCCGGCCATGGGCATTGCTGGTTCGGCCACAGCCACGCTGATCGCGCAGAGTTTCAGTCTGTTTGCCATGCTCTGGCACTTGAAGCGCCGCCATTACTTTCTGCTGTTGGGCAAACACGAACTGCATTACCTCAAACCCGATCTGGCCATTCTGCGTTCGCTGGTGTTCAAAGGCTTGCCGATGGGTTTACAGATGCTGGTGATTGCCTCATCCGCCATCGTCATGATCAGCCTGGTCAACCAGCACGGCTCGACCACGACCGCCGCCTATGGCGTGGCCTCGCAGTTGTGGAACTACATCCAGATGCCTGCACTGGCGCTGGGAGCCGGGGTGTCGTCTATGGTGGCGCAGAACGTGGGCGCGGGGCTGTGGGATCGCGTCTCGCGCATTACCCGCGTCGGGGTGCTATTCAATTTTTTGATGACTGGCGTGCTGGTCGCCGTACTGTTGCTGCTGGATAGGCTGGTGCTGGGTCTGTTTTTGCCAGATGACGCCCACGCGCTGGCCATCGCCCGGCATATTGATCTGACCGTGTCCTGGTCGTTCATTTTGTTTGGCGTAACCATCGTGCTGTTTGCCACGGTGCGGGCGACCGGTGCAGTGGTGCCACCGCTGATTATTCTCATCATCTCGATGTGGCTCACCCGGCTGCCATTTGCCTCGATCATGAGCAAGTCTTACGGCGCGGAGGCAATCTGGTGGAGCTTTCCAGTGGGCTCGGTGGTGTCGCTGGTGCTGGCGCTGTGGTACTACAAGTTTGGCGGCTGGCGCCGGGCGCGCATGGTGAGCAAACCAGAGCCCGCATCGGCGAGCGCCTAA
- a CDS encoding GIY-YIG nuclease family protein produces MTTSPPPAPAAEPWFVYLLECRNGALYTGITNDVAARYAAHASGKGARYTRANPPVRLAAVINHPDRVSAAKAEYTIKQLTPAAKRALCLQHPAPAFVALPD; encoded by the coding sequence ATGACGACATCCCCGCCACCCGCGCCCGCCGCCGAACCCTGGTTTGTCTATTTGCTGGAGTGCCGCAATGGCGCGCTGTATACCGGCATCACCAATGATGTCGCTGCCCGCTACGCCGCTCACGCCAGCGGTAAGGGCGCGCGTTACACCCGGGCCAATCCGCCAGTGCGGCTGGCCGCTGTGATCAACCATCCGGATCGGGTCAGCGCGGCCAAGGCTGAATACACCATCAAGCAACTCACGCCTGCCGCCAAACGCGCCTTGTGCCTGCAGCATCCGGCGCCCGCGTTCGTCGCCTTGCCGGATTAA
- a CDS encoding HD-GYP domain-containing protein: MNDQFVLSPPTIPVAELKLADLMASLSYALDITEGQPEGHCIRCCWIGLNVARTLGVSEREQWDLYYTLLLKDLGCSSNAARICELYLTDDLGFKQSFKLVGPGLPQILGFVFSHTGKNARWSARLQAILNVLKNGGEMSQELIQTRCDRGASIAKRLRFNDQVANGIRSLDEHWDGSGRPGQLVGDAIPLASRVALLAQVIDVFHFSSGRTAALREVRKRNGKWFDPELCSAFESVAKDAAFWKMLESDQIGKAVLALEPAQFAVPVDEDYLDDIAEAFGEVVDSKSPFTAGHSQRVGLYTDAIAAAMQIPEPRRRWLRRAALLHDVGKLGVSNSILDKPGKLDAAEWEAVKMHASYTEAILSRITSFSELASLAGAHHERLDGTGYPRGLKGDAISIETRIITTADIFDAISAERPYHPAMSIEETLKIMQGSVGPAIDPACYDALCRVARETEG; this comes from the coding sequence ATGAACGATCAGTTCGTCCTTTCTCCGCCCACGATCCCGGTGGCCGAGCTCAAGCTGGCTGATCTGATGGCATCCTTGAGTTATGCACTCGATATCACCGAAGGCCAGCCCGAGGGGCATTGCATCCGCTGCTGCTGGATCGGCTTGAACGTCGCCCGGACGCTGGGCGTGAGTGAGCGCGAACAATGGGATCTCTATTACACGCTGCTGCTGAAAGACCTGGGCTGCAGCAGCAACGCCGCGCGCATTTGCGAGCTGTATCTCACCGACGATCTGGGCTTTAAACAAAGCTTCAAACTGGTTGGTCCTGGCTTGCCGCAGATTCTGGGCTTTGTGTTCTCACACACCGGCAAGAACGCGCGCTGGAGTGCTCGGCTGCAAGCCATTCTGAACGTGCTCAAGAATGGCGGCGAGATGTCGCAAGAGCTGATCCAGACTCGCTGTGATCGCGGAGCCAGCATTGCCAAGCGCTTGCGTTTTAATGATCAGGTGGCCAACGGCATTCGTTCGCTGGATGAACATTGGGATGGCTCGGGTCGCCCCGGTCAATTGGTGGGCGATGCCATTCCGCTGGCTTCACGCGTGGCGCTGCTGGCGCAGGTCATCGACGTATTTCATTTTTCTAGCGGCCGCACGGCGGCGCTGCGTGAAGTGCGCAAACGCAATGGCAAATGGTTTGATCCGGAATTGTGTTCCGCATTTGAGTCGGTGGCCAAAGATGCCGCGTTCTGGAAAATGCTGGAGTCCGATCAAATCGGCAAAGCCGTGCTGGCGCTGGAACCCGCCCAGTTTGCCGTACCGGTAGATGAAGATTATCTGGACGACATCGCCGAAGCCTTTGGCGAGGTGGTTGACTCCAAAAGTCCGTTCACCGCCGGGCACAGCCAGCGCGTCGGCTTGTATACCGATGCCATTGCGGCGGCGATGCAAATCCCGGAACCGCGCCGCCGCTGGTTACGGCGGGCGGCGTTGCTGCACGATGTTGGCAAGCTGGGCGTCAGTAATTCCATTCTGGACAAACCCGGCAAGCTTGATGCCGCAGAATGGGAAGCGGTGAAGATGCACGCCAGTTATACCGAGGCGATTCTGTCGCGCATTACCTCGTTCAGCGAACTGGCCTCGCTGGCTGGCGCGCATCATGAACGGCTGGATGGCACGGGTTATCCACGTGGCCTGAAGGGCGACGCCATCAGCATTGAAACCCGCATCATCACCACCGCCGATATCTTTGACGCCATTAGCGCTGAGCGCCCGTATCACCCGGCCATGTCGATTGAAGAAACCCTGAAGATCATGCAAGGCAGCGTGGGCCCGGCGATTGATCCCGCCTGTTACGACGCCCTGTGCCGCGTGGCGCGAGAGACTGAGGGTTAA
- a CDS encoding class I SAM-dependent methyltransferase → MNTIPEIRPGQSVELLKQLHILTRDGKLNQDSRRKLKQIYHLFNFIEPLLKDVLAQHDDVTLVDHGAGKSYLGFILYDLFFKERSGGHIYGIETREALVSGSRELAQRLAFPRMSFLHESVEQSMTSTAMPAEVDVVTALHACDTATDDAIKFALQKNARHIVLVPCCQAEVAATLRKLKNQSFGKTALSEIWRHPIHTREFGSQITNVLRCLLLEAHGYQVTVTELVGWEHSMKNELIIASKTTQRPRNARERSEAILDELNLGEMRYRFVY, encoded by the coding sequence GTGAACACCATCCCCGAAATTCGCCCCGGCCAGTCGGTCGAACTGCTCAAGCAACTGCATATCCTGACCCGCGACGGCAAACTCAACCAGGACAGCCGCCGCAAGCTCAAGCAGATTTACCATCTGTTCAACTTTATCGAGCCGCTGCTCAAAGACGTGCTCGCACAACACGACGATGTAACGCTGGTGGATCACGGCGCGGGCAAGTCGTATCTGGGCTTCATCCTGTACGACCTGTTCTTCAAGGAACGCAGCGGCGGCCATATCTACGGCATCGAAACCCGCGAAGCGCTGGTCAGCGGCTCCCGCGAGCTGGCGCAACGGCTGGCATTTCCACGCATGTCGTTCCTGCATGAATCGGTCGAGCAATCGATGACCTCCACCGCCATGCCCGCTGAAGTGGACGTGGTCACCGCATTGCACGCCTGCGACACCGCCACCGACGACGCCATCAAGTTCGCGCTGCAGAAAAACGCCCGCCATATCGTGCTGGTGCCTTGCTGCCAGGCCGAAGTCGCCGCCACTTTGCGCAAGCTGAAAAACCAGTCCTTCGGCAAAACCGCGCTCTCGGAAATCTGGCGCCACCCGATCCATACCCGTGAATTTGGTAGCCAGATCACCAATGTATTGCGTTGCCTGCTGCTGGAGGCCCACGGCTACCAAGTCACGGTGACCGAACTGGTGGGTTGGGAGCATTCAATGAAGAACGAACTGATCATCGCCAGCAAAACCACCCAACGTCCGCGCAACGCCAGAGAACGGTCCGAAGCGATTCTGGATGAGTTGAATCTGGGGGAAATGCGGTATCGGTTTGTGTATTGA
- the ugpQ gene encoding glycerophosphodiester phosphodiesterase: MSTWPYPFLFAHRGGGDLAPENTLAGMIKAVETGFGAVEFDVKLTADDVCVLLHDDTLERTSDGFGAMASKRFAELSGIDAGSWKDPIYAGTPIPAFSDIGLYCVRNGLHANVEIKPCPGRELETGRLVAQDAALLWQGEAVPPLLSSFSYEALQAAVAEAPWLPVGWLIDEWEHDWRERLQTLEAVSLHCNQRLLNAQRVAEVRDAGYQLLAYTVNGPERALQLKNWGVSGVFTDALGVMRGVEGLE; encoded by the coding sequence ATGAGCACATGGCCTTATCCGTTTCTGTTTGCCCACCGTGGTGGCGGCGATCTTGCACCGGAAAATACCCTTGCCGGCATGATCAAAGCCGTTGAGACCGGTTTTGGTGCAGTGGAGTTCGACGTCAAACTCACCGCGGACGACGTCTGCGTGCTGTTGCATGACGATACGCTGGAGCGCACCAGCGACGGCTTTGGTGCCATGGCGAGCAAGCGCTTTGCCGAATTAAGCGGCATCGATGCGGGCAGCTGGAAAGACCCGATCTACGCCGGCACGCCGATCCCGGCATTTAGCGACATCGGCTTGTACTGCGTGCGTAATGGTTTGCACGCCAATGTGGAAATCAAACCCTGCCCCGGCCGCGAACTGGAAACCGGCCGGCTGGTGGCGCAGGACGCCGCGTTGCTCTGGCAGGGTGAAGCCGTGCCGCCGCTGTTATCGTCGTTCTCGTATGAAGCCTTGCAGGCCGCCGTGGCGGAAGCGCCGTGGTTGCCGGTGGGGTGGTTGATCGATGAATGGGAACACGACTGGCGCGAGCGCTTGCAGACGCTGGAAGCGGTATCGCTGCATTGCAATCAGCGCTTGCTGAATGCGCAGCGGGTGGCTGAGGTACGGGATGCGGGGTATCAGTTGCTGGCGTATACGGTGAATGGGCCGGAGCGGGCTTTACAGTTGAAGAATTGGGGAGTGAGCGGAGTGTTTACGGATGCGTTGGGGGTGATGCGGGGTGTTGAGGGGTTGGAGTGA
- a CDS encoding oxidative damage protection protein — MSRTVNCVKLGREAEGLDFPPVPGDLGKRLWENVSKEAWQAWVKHQTMLINENRLNLADPGARKYLQQQLENYFFGSGADSVQGYVPPAH, encoded by the coding sequence ATGAGCAGAACCGTCAACTGCGTCAAATTGGGCCGCGAGGCAGAAGGTCTGGATTTTCCGCCAGTGCCGGGTGATCTGGGCAAGCGTCTGTGGGAAAACGTGTCGAAAGAAGCATGGCAAGCCTGGGTGAAACACCAGACCATGCTGATCAACGAAAACCGTTTGAATCTGGCAGACCCTGGCGCACGCAAGTATCTGCAACAGCAGCTTGAAAACTATTTCTTTGGCTCTGGCGCGGACTCCGTACAGGGTTACGTTCCGCCAGCGCACTAA